A portion of the Bdellovibrionales bacterium genome contains these proteins:
- a CDS encoding tetratricopeptide repeat protein, with product MRSLFLILLFASPAFAQNDLSVIWENNGAVKKISQEKNLEAYEDFVSLLGREPYDTTIQFNLGSSWDLLGETEKAEKIYLELIKITDNLLQKNPNEKQLKKISVVRLAALYNLGVQAQAKKQVDKALGYYQQALEINPDSTEIKHNIELLIQRGGGGGGGDSDQENQDQNQDGEGGEGQRNQEPKPKEQKPNEKEKKQPKEFDGKQMSKEDLKRILEELKEQEQGIRAKMQGKKGEKKDADGNDKEW from the coding sequence ATGAGAAGTCTTTTTCTTATTTTATTATTCGCCTCGCCCGCCTTCGCTCAAAATGATCTCTCGGTGATTTGGGAGAACAATGGCGCGGTCAAAAAAATCTCTCAAGAAAAGAATCTTGAGGCTTACGAGGATTTTGTCTCCTTGCTGGGTAGAGAGCCTTATGACACCACCATTCAGTTTAACTTGGGAAGCTCTTGGGACCTTCTCGGAGAAACAGAAAAGGCCGAAAAAATATACCTAGAACTCATAAAGATCACCGATAATTTACTGCAAAAAAATCCTAACGAAAAACAGCTCAAAAAGATCTCTGTGGTTCGCTTAGCGGCTCTTTATAATTTAGGTGTACAGGCTCAGGCGAAAAAACAAGTGGATAAGGCCTTGGGCTACTATCAGCAAGCCTTAGAAATCAACCCCGACTCCACAGAGATTAAACATAACATCGAGCTTTTAATTCAACGTGGTGGCGGCGGAGGCGGTGGAGATAGCGATCAGGAGAATCAGGATCAAAATCAAGACGGCGAAGGGGGAGAGGGTCAAAGGAATCAGGAACCCAAGCCCAAAGAGCAAAAGCCTAACGAAAAAGAAAAAAAGCAGCCTAAAGAATTTGATGGCAAACAAATGTCCAAAGAAGATCTTAAGCGCATCTTAGAAGAGCTCAAAGAGCAAGAGCAGGGAATTCGCGCGAAGATGCAGGGTAAAAAAGGAGAAAAGAAGGATGCCGATGGCAATGATAAAGAATGGTAA